The DNA window GGGTCATTTGAGTTTTGACTTACTTGCTAGGTTGAGCTCACTTGATCTAATCCAAGGATTGCCCAagttgaaatttgagaaggatttGGTTTGCCACCCTTGGCGTCACGAGAAGATGGTTGCCGCTTCTCACCCACTTGTGAACCAAGTCATGACCAAGGAACCCGGCGAGCTACTTCACATGGACACAGTTGGTCCAGCTCGGGTTCGGTCAGATGGTGGGAAGTCGTACATTCtagtgattgtggatgatttttctcgctactcttgggtgtttttcatggagagTAAGGATGAGGCTTTTTCACATGCTCATGATTTGATTCTTTAGTTGCAAAATGAGTTCCCTAAGAATGCCATGAGAGCAATTTGTAGTGACAATGGCACAGAATTCAAGAATACTTATTTTGAAACCTTTTGTGCTTCTTTGGGCCTCGAGCATCAGTTTTCCCCTCCTTATGTCCCCCAGCAAAATGGTTTTATTGAGAGCAAGAATCGGACCCTTGTTGAGATGGCTAGGATGATGCCCGATGAGCACAGGACTCCTAGGAGATATTAGGCTGAAGCGATAAACACCACGTGCCATGTTTCCATTCGGATTTTTCCTTCGAGCTTTCATGAAGAAGACTTCTTATGAGTTGTGATTTGGATGACCACCCAAGGTAAGTCACTTTAGGGTGTTTGGGAACAAATGCTTCATCCCGAAACAAGGTAATTTGGACAAGTTCAAGTCCAAGTCCTCCGACGgtatttttcttggttatgcttctCACTCTCATGCATATCGTATTCATAACCTTGAAACTAATCGAGTGGTGGAGACCTGTGAGGTCACATTCGATGAAACCATGCCTTGTTCCATTCCTGTCTTTGATTGTGTAGGTGATCAGGAGGTTGGTGAGAGCATCTTTGTGGAGGAGCAGGAAGATGCCGATTGGGGTGATCCTGAGCCGACTCCACCGGCTGCCCTTCTCGAGCCTGCGACGTATACTTCAGCTCATGGccctgattcttcttcttccactACTTGGGGTCCGTGCGAACAACCTCCTCAGCCTACGCCGACTACACCTGAGGAAGCCCCAACTGCAGTTGAGGGGGAGCCAACTTCTTCAATGGGGGCACCTCGGCACATTCAGTGTCGCCACCCACCTCAGACCATGATTGGCAACATCGACCAGCATGTCATGCGGTCCAGGTCATATCACATCTCACAGTTTGCACACTCTGCTTTTGTTGCTTCTTTTGAGCCTTGAGATGTTGGACACGCTCTATCTAATTcagattgggtcaatgctatgcatgagttagagaactttgagcaaaaccaagtgtgggttttagtacCACCTCCACTAGattgccaccccataggtacaaagtgggttttcaagaacaaacagagtgaggatggggtggtagTGAGACACAAGGCTAGATTGGTAGCTTAGGGCTTCTGCCAAAAAGAGGGTATAGACTATGAGGAAACCTTCGCTCCAGTTGCTCgcttggaagcaattaggatcattttagcatttgcagcttcgaaGGGATTCAAGTTGCATCAGATCGATGtgaagagtgccttcttgaatgggtacatagacgaagaggtttatgtgaggcaaccccctggctttgaaaacCCTAAGTTTCctaaccatgtttttaaactccacaaagccttgtttGGATTGAAACACGCCCCGAGAGCCTATATGAGCGTTTGAAAGTTTTCTTGCTTGATAAGTGTTTTAAGATGGGCCCTGTTGATAAAACTTTGTTTCTTCTCAAGCAAGGCACTAACACTCTCTTGGTTCAAATATACATGGATGATATCATTTTCGGTGGcccttctcatgctcttgttgccaattTTTCAGATACGATgtgcagggaatttgagatgagcatgatgggcgaattgGCTTTCTTCCTCGGGTTGCAAATCAAGAAAACTCGCGAGGGGACGTTcatgcaccaaggcaagtacactaaggacatgctcaagaaattcgatatgggtgaggccaagcctctttcaaCGCCCATAACGGCCATGATGGCCCTGGATGTGGATAAGGAAGGAGAAGTTGTGGACCAGAAGGAGtaccgaagcatgatcgggtcGTTGCTATACCTGACCGCGATGAGACCGCACATTTAGTTCGCGGTTTGTTTGTGCGTGTGCTTTCAGTCTTCTCCACGCACGTCTCATCATCAAGCCGTCAAGCGGATCCTtaggtaccttcgtttcacacctGAGTTCGGTCTTTGGTTTTttgcctcctcctctctttctctttgcggGTATTCCGATGCGGATTATGCTAGGTctcgtgttgagaggaagtccacttcggggacttgtcagtttcttagatcttctcttgtgtcttggtcttctcgcaagcagtctagcgttgcccaatccaccacagaagctaagtatgttgctgctgctgcttgttgttcccagctgctttggatgatagctactctaagagactttgggttagattttaggcgagtgcctttgcTTTGTGACAGCACCAAGGCCATAAGcgtagccaaaaacccagtcctCCACTCAAAAATAAAGCACATAGAAGTCtgctttcacttcttgcgtgaccactatgagaaaggtgatatcgatTTGCACCACGttgatacccaaaaccagctcgcagatatcttcacaaaaccacttgaccaagcccagtttgctcggTTGCGAGGGGAACTTGGAGTTTGTTTCtctttttagaggaggggaactttggttgttgtaCTCTTGTTTTGTGTTCTTTTTAGCTTAGTTTTTGCTTTTGTCCTTTGTATCATATTGCatttttcatttcatttcatcatgTATTATAGTCCATTTTGAGCTTCATGACTATAGTGATTAGATTGAAATTATGCTCTATTTTGGGATGTTATGCAATTACCTAAtggtgcttttggcttaggctcttTTTGATCAATTGATACATGTTATGAGCTGAGCTTGTtttttccaaactgtgaacttgattaaaacttgttgaaacataaAATTTGTTCACCGCTAAGATTGGCAACCAGCATGTGTAGGACTTGTTGAGATCCTTTATGCTATCACTTATATACTAGGTTGCTACGTCTCCTGCCTTGAGTCATTCGATTGCTTGGACAACTTTTCTTGTGCTAAAACTTGACAATCAAGCTAAGTGATGAGAAAAGATCGAGATGGGTCTGTATTGTCCTACGTCAAGGTATCGAGACGGCTTCCAATTACACATTTGGATGAACTTGAGCCTTTTAGTGGATGTTGAAACCagtgtcttaagcttctgattgtcTATGACATAGGCTTGGCATGGTTGCTAAGTTAGGCCTAACAATACCGATAACTTCTTGCACACACATGTTTTGACTAATTCTTTTGTTAAGCTGCAAACTCTGATAAATTTAAATTTTGATGAAACCACAAGTCTTAGGTTCGTCTTTGACATGATGTGTAACCGTTGCTTGGGGTAGTTCACCTTGTATACACTTGTTAGCACTAGGTTGATTTCCATCTTATACCTGCTATGTGCTACTTTCAGTGGTGGATCCCTTGTTGAAATTGCTTAATATTGCTCAAATTGCTTAACTATCATATTTTCTTTCACTTGATCtatttgagcatttgctagcacttgtaatTGTTGCTATACACACATGACAGCACCAGTTAGACAATCTTTTCAATATGATTGCTATACTTCTGAAGCTTCTGCATTTCTGCATCCCTTTGCATTCAtagcatattttgagggggagtgaCAGTTTTTCATTGCTTGATgtgtgcatgtgtcaacaagggagAGATATAGATCACACATTCAAGGGGAGAGTTTATACACTATTCTTGTTGAGTGCATGCATTCATCTGTGAGGTTGCATCATTTCAATGGGAGTTGCACCTTGAGTtgtttttgctagatgtgttgagcctttgcctcttgtggagggtctagcagttttcaagtgttttgagctttgctagtggtgttgagaccgttgcctcttcttgagggctagctatGATTTACTTGGTTGCGTTGAGCCGTTggccatgtctttggggaccaagttttgttCATTTCAAATGAACCGGTTTtcgcttttctttggcttttggtcatttgggtgagctCTTTGTTTCCTCTTCTTTGTCTTTTGTGCTTTCTTTCTGCTATCATTTGtaggtgttgacaatgcactcatcaagggggagattgcaaacacaaggttgatatgtgcccttgtggttcagattggtgatgagtgattgtcaacgtgacTTGTGTCTTGGGTTGAGTCGATGAGctaaccatggcgtgagttgggttgtgcagcatgtctcttggcttgtggtgcgtaggtgtggagctcggaggtggtggtcgatggtgaggtgaaggtcaagtagggacgtgccgtgccgatagACCGAGAGCGGTGAAGgatggacgtgaggcttggactgagggaccaGGAGATCGGGTGACTAGCCGTGGTGGCTAACATctgggacatcgacaagcgcaagtgtacatgggagtgaccgtgttgaccgagtcaagacggcAGACGTGCTAGTCTAGAGGGGCTCAGGAGGACATGGCGGCCGGCCGGTCGCGGACGGCGGTGACACATGTCGAGTGACCGAGGACGCGTATAGAGTACGGTAATCGCGggcggtttggtggtttgggcctcaaaaccatcggtgtTCGGTttcacgggtttgggcctcaaaacccgagcggaggttccgaggagggacagACGGCACATGGCGGCATCGAGGAGTTCGTGTCGAGgcgaagctatctcatgaagggcACGGTGGCCATCGGATGAAGATTACCTCGGGTTGGACCATAGTGTCCTCGGGTTAAGTGGTTCGATTCAAAAATATCTAAGGGCAAAACTGGGATTGTCTAATAGCCCTgctaaataggatgagggagctccTATCTCCCTTACCTCTTTCATTTTCATTCATCCTTGCCCTAGGTTTTCTCCTCCCCTTAGGTTTTCTTCAGAGAGGTCCATAAATTCCAAATTTTGTGTAAGAGAACAAGGGATTGCTGCCggaatggaggccctaacctcctcGTGTCCTCCGGGATTTGATTTGTAAGCTGTTTGTGTGAATCGAGTTTGTGTTCTTCGCGTTCTTAttttttccttcttgttcttgcctCGTTTCTCCACTTTGAGGTTGTTTTGATTTGTTCCTTTTTGCATTgagatgaactaggacgtgaGTTGAGCCTTTCCACCGAAAGATTTCATCTAATTCCTCATGAGTTCATAGATCGGGGCGAATCAAGCTCTAGGATTGCAAAACCGGTGTTTTTTGTGTTCATCCAATTTTTTGTTGATTGGCTTCAAATTGGACGTTGATCTCTTAGGGTTAGCTCACCTATTGCCTTGTAACCATgtggttaaaatttggtggcaattggTTTTGATTTGACCGCAAATCAAACGGATTTTGGTTGGAGGCGATTTTTGGATGATCTATTCTGTGCTGTGCTGTTTCGCGACTCCTAGATAGTCCGGGGTTTACCCGCGAACAGTCCGCCACTTGGGTTTTAGCCTGGCCTAGAACCTATTTTTTAACTTCATTTTTCGCTGATTTGAACCGTGGACAGTCTGCCCCTTGGTCCCAGACTATCCGGCATTCATTTTTTCCGGTGCACAGAATCTGTTCCATCGGTTCGGTTTTCTGATTTTTGAATTGCGGACAGTCCGCCGTTCTTTTTTCTGCCTAggtaagaattgtttctcatcgtTCAGTTTTCGGGAGTTGAACGCCGGACAGTCCGGCCCTCAACCCCGGACAATCCAGGACCTGACCCGCGGACAGTCCGGGCTCCCTACGGCAGGCAGTCCGGACCTATGCAGATTGTGCTATTTTTTCTCGTTCTTTCGAGCACTTGTTTCCGTCTGTTCTCGGTTGATCTGCTGTACCTCTTGGTCATCGCCAAAGGCACTCAGCCACCCGTTGGCTTGTGATCATACCGTTCTCTAGTGTCTTTGCTCTTGGGTCGTGATTTTGGAACAACGGCTTAATGTTTCAAAAGAAATTATTGTTCAGTGTTGCAGAAGACTAGAGTGCCTAGTCCCATTCTTAGCCAAACGGATTGGTCCATTTTACTCGCATCTTCATTTCCTCACATGTGCGCCTGGTTGTTCTTTTTAGAACGGCGTCAAAATTACAGGCGGCGGGCCCCATATGAGTGGAACTGTTGTACCCTTTTTCGTTTTTTTGGTCTGAGAGCCTTTGTAACCTGTACAAATTGTTTTCTCCTTTTTATCTATACTAGCAAAACATGCCCGTGCATTGTAACGGGAGAAAACAATCAAACTTTTTTGGAAAACGACATACGCTATGGAGTACATTTTGGCAACGGCGTGCCGCCTCAGACCTCGCCAGCGGCATGGGCGCACCTAGTCATGCGGGCCAGGGGGGGAGGGGGTCACAGCGCGGGCACCCTTGCCTGGAACGCGGAGGCAGGAAGCGCAACCCCATCTAATGTCCTCCTCGATTCTTTCTCTTATTTCCTCGATTCAATTCTTTCTCTGATTTCCTCTTCGGTCGATTTGTGTGTGGATGGAGAAGGAATTTATTTTTGTTGATTTTTGGTGATTGTTGTGGTCGTTGGCAGAAGAAACAACAAATTTATTGATTTGGTTTTATAAATTGTTGTCTTTCTAGAGTTAGTCTGGTGATTTTGGTTTTGATTTGGATCGATGTGGTGGTTTTGATTTATTCTCGGTTTGGTCCCTTGCACTTTGCTTACCGATTTGGAAAATCCTTGGTATAGATTTGTGGGGCCAGAGGAAATCTAGTTGATTTCGGATTATGGATGGTTAGAGATGAATGTGGAGGCAAGATGAAAATTTGGGCAGGAATTTGCCTCTTTAATGTTAGGTATCGATAGATATAGATAATGGACTACACACAACAAATTGCTTAAGATTTCAGCTTCCGTTTCATTAATTTGATTAGTGGGACTGGACCAAgttataataaaataaattttaTTTCTAATCAAAATTACGACTAAAACTTGACGGTGAAAACCTCTACTTCTTAAGAAATGAGTCAAGGGCTCAAAGATCCTTAATTATTATATTTATCATTTATTATGGTATTTACATTTATTAtggaaaaaataaaaatagaagtATTTAGAAAGGAAAATGATGTACGTGGAGGGCAAAAACCGAAACGGACGCCAACACCATCACCTATCTATGGTCCGTGTACGGCCAGGTCATTGTTGTTTACCCAAGGACTTGAAACCGAAGAAATCTATTTGATTAGGATTGTAAACGGAGGCAGTTTCCTTATTCACGTAGTTAGTTAGAGGAAGGCTAGACGAAAAAATAGGTGGAGAGCAATTTtgtctctttaatattaggtatagatatatatagatatataatacAAAAAAATTGGTAAGGGCTCCCACGGCGATCTTTCAAAAAAAGGAAACGAATAGCCAACCTAACTTGTTTCCACACTGGGCCAAAATCGATCTAGCCGCATTCCCACCAGGTGCATTGCCAGACTCGGTGGTGATCTATGGAATACCAACTTAGCAGGTTCCAGAAACCGGCATAGCCCATTTTGACTTTGTCCAGTTTTGCTGTCAAGTGTCAACACAatgctatatatatatgtgtgaccACCCATAAACCCCTTAACAAAGAACAATCAGCTATCACGAATTCGATCAAGATCGATCAATCTGCACAACAATGGCATTGCTGGCTGAACACAGAAGGCATATGGCAAACGCTATTACAGAATAAATACCTAAATTCAAAAAGTTTATCCCAGGTCACGGCAAAGCCAAATGATTCACATTTTTGGAGAGGCCTCATGCATATCAAGGATGAGGTGCTGGCAAAAGGTTCTTTCGATATTAAGGATGGAACCACGGCTAGATTTTGGGATGATGTATGGGTAGGTGCTAGGCCTCTGAAAGTTCGTTATCCATCTTTATATAATATTGTGAGAGATCCTCACGCTACAGTCTCAAAGATAATGAGCACTAGCCCTCTGAATATTTCTTTTAGGAGGGCTCTGGTGGGTAATAAACTTACAGAATGGCTTAGTCTAGTAGCAAGTATTTCTCATGTCGAACTAATAAATGGATCTGATCATTTTAGATGGAGTTTAACCAGCTCAGGTTCATTCTCAGTCAGATCCATGTATCTCAACCTTATAGATACAAATACATCTTTTCGgcataggaagatttggaagataaaagttcctctaaaaataaaaattttcctcTGGTTCCTACAAAGAGGTGTCATTCTTACCAAAGATAACCTGTCTAGGAAAAATTGGAAAGGGAGTCAGAATTGCGTTTGTTGCAATGGGAATGAAACTATTCAACACTTATTCCTGGACTGCCCTATTGCCATAATGATTTGGAGGATTATCTTCTTTGCTACTAGTTTAACTCAACCTAGATCAATCAGCCACATGTTTGGTAACTGGCTGTCTAATCAAAATAAAAGGATTAGAAATTTGATTTGGGTGGGAGTGGCTGCTATGTGTTGGGCTATTTGGAGATGCCGTAATGATGttgtttttaataaaataaaatctaaCTCTATTATGCAGGTCATTTTCAGGGGAGCGTACTGGTTACGCTTCTGGGCCCAGCTGCAGCGTGAAGAGCAAGCTAAGGACGCGCTCTCGACAATAAGCAAGAAATTAGAAGTTATTGCTCTAGAGATATCCAATAACGGATGGAAACAATTTTATTGTTTAAGTTAGCGTCTTGGTCATGTTATAAGACCTTGGCTTTCTTTTTGGTTTTATCATTTTCTGTAATTTTGGGCTGTGTACATCTACGGATGTAGAGGCCGGATgtttatccattatctaaaaaaaaaggcTCAGCTTCAGCTCTGGCACCAGGCCCTCTGCTTCTTCAAGCCAGTGGCGCTATCGGTCGTGTTAGACCTCCGCATCCCCGATGCCATCCATCGCCTCGGTGGTGCTGCCACCCTTCCCGAGATAATGGCAGAGGCTGGGATCAACCCCTGTAAGCTCCGCGACCTGCGCCGCATCATGCGCGTGCTCACCTTATCTGGCATCTTCAGCGTCAAGCAGGCAGTCTACAAACTGACGACGGCGTCCCGCCTCCTCGTCAGAGACGAGAGCTTGACGACCAGCCAGCAGCTGTCTCCTTTTCTCTACCCGCAGCTCATTCtcacaccttgccgagaatcccCGGTGAGCAGGGGCATACACGCGTGGTTCCGGCAGGATCAGCCGCAGCCGGCGGGTCCGTCCCTGTTCGCCCTGGCGCACAGCGGCATGACGACGATCTGGGAAAGAGCGGAGCGTGACGCCACCGCGTTCCCTTTCGACGCCGCCATGGCCTCCGACACAGCCTTTCTCATGCCGATCGTCCTCAAGGACTGTGGCGAGGTCTTCCATGGGCTAACTTCGCTTGTCGATGTTGCCGGCGGGCTTGGCGGGGCCGCTGCAACCATAAAGGCGGCGTTCCCGGATATGAAGTGCACCGTGCTGGATCTGCCACAGGTTGTCACCAAAGCTCCCACTGACAACGACGTGCAGTACGTTGCTGGTGACATATTTCAAAGTATTCCACCGGCGAACGCTGTGTTCCTCAAGGTACGTATCTCACGTGGCACTCCTCATATATATTTCGGATGCAAATTAAGCTTGATATTCAAATATTCATTTAATTTGATGAATGGCTTTTTGTTTCGTATGTCAGTGGATTCTGCACGACTGGAACGACGATGAGTGCGTCAAGATACTAAAGAACTGCAAACAAGCAATACCTCCACGAGATGCAGGAGGGAAGATAATAATAATCGATATGGTGGTTGGATCTGAGCCGTCAGACATCAAACACGTAGAGACACAGGTTttgcatgacatgatgatgatggttATGAATGGAGTCGAACGAGATGAGCAAGAGTGGAAGAAGATCTTCTTCGAGGCTGGATTCAAGGACTACAAAATTGTACCACTTCTTGGCGTTCGTTCTATTATCGAGCTCTATCCTTGAAAAGCTCGGTGAAAACCATAAAAAACAATAAGAGCATCGGAACATGCATCAGTtatcaacatttgtttttatatagataAAAGTGACATCGAATAAGAGGATCTCCTATATATAGATATGGAGGGATTTGTATCCGGCCGGGCATCCGGTCAGACCTTCTTGGACCTAGAGTCCTATAGACAAAAGTTTGCACACGTATAGTGCTGCCTCAAAGTGTAAATTGGCGAACGACAAAatgagttttgtttttcgtcATATTGTGTTTGCTAATAATATTATAAATGGTGCATGCTCATTGAAATGATGTGAAGCAATTACGATTAAGAAAACATTTCTACAAAAGTTAGTAACACTAATGTTGGGGAATGCCGAGCTGCTGGAGGCAGCAGTGGGACGCTGAGCTGCAGGAGGTGGGATCGGCTCGGGCCTCGGCGAGCATCTCTTCTCCTCTCCCGTCACGTGTGTGACCGTGCGAGTCTCCCTCGCCCACTCGCGGCCACGGTCGCGGTCACAGAGACGCGGACTCACGGTAGGGTCTCCTGTCTATACGTGAGGCTGGGGTGGTGGCCGGCTGGAGAGTTCCCTGAAACCCTCCTGTGGATAAGGGTTCTCTAGTTCTAGGGTCTTATGTGTGGTCTAGGCCAATATTAGGCCACTTTACATATATTATCAGCCAGCCTTAACAGTTCAGGTCTTGTAAATGCGGATACCTGATAGACACCCGCTGGTAAATTTCTGTACCTGCACCTTTGTGGGTACCCGGGCCGCATATTCCCGAGGGTGAACTTTCTTACCCATGCCCTCACTCGTCGGGTATGGGACACATGGGTACTCGTGTCTATGGGCCCGGCTGCCATCCTTAAGCGAATCTGACCCACTCCCACTGGCATAGCCACCGCCACATGGACAAGGTTTTTCTTTGTGGCATGTAAGTCTGGAGGCAGAGTTATGTGTGGAGATGACCATAGATGCTGGTGAATATCCACCATGGACTTGTTAGATGCTATAAATCCAGAATTAAGCTCAAGGACCAGTAATGGTGACCTTGGACTCAACGGAACATAGAGACTGGATGCAAGCATGGATCACGTTTGCATGCGCACTCATCATAGACACTAGATGCAAGCATGGATCGCGTTTGCACCTATGGATTTGGCTCTTGGTAGAAACTGATGTGCAGGGAGAGAGAGATCctggaagaagggagggagagagcTAGCCAGGGAGTCTGGGGAAGTGATTTTTAATTTCTGATGGATCAGTACGATACAAGCGAAAATTTAGGTCCTATTTGGATGTTGTGGTTTTGAGAAACTATAGTACCAACAAACTTTAGTTTTAGAATAGGAGATGGGCAAAACAATTGTTTAAAAAAAAGAGGTCTAGAGTGGACTTTCTAAAACTCCAAAATAGACTAGAGCTTTTGCAatgcaatggttttcaaaacaAGAATGATAATTACATCCAAACACCTTATAGATTTAAAAACCAAACTatcaaaaaaaaatactttggatCCAAATAGGGTCTTAGTGGGGTAGACAAGCAATCCAAACACATTGCCTTTGAGATCAAGACCGAAAATTTTTAAGGTCTCTAATTTACACAAGTTTTTAGCCAAAAACAGGatcccaaacaggccctaaaatgTTAATGTATGTCCAATATCTGTATTTGATTCAAATATGGATGgcaaaatattattttttattatttttctccTCTGATCCAGAATATGGACATGAATCCGATATCATCTGAATCTTTGATGGTGAAACTACCTAATGGATATATCACTCTCGTCCATGCATCTCCAGCCCGAGTTTTGAAACTAGAGCTATACTAACTAGAAGAATTTCTTGCAACGTTGCTGCCAGCGAGAAAATACGGATGAATTTGGTTAGCTGCTAGCGTCGTTATGGAAGTTGAGTAGAGGAGTTGGAAGGACATGGGAGTTTGATGCTGGACGGAGTCACCATGGAGAAGGTGCAGGGTGAAAATTTATAATGGCTTGGACGCATAGTAGAATTAGTGGCTTGGTGCAAGGAACCAAGTGGAGACCAATATGGTGCCTCTTGATGCTGTGGTGGCTTGGCAGCAAATGCAATTTAGTGTTTGAAGTTACTCCTGATGAGGCTCGCGAATGCAATTTAGTGTTTGTATTTAGTGACTTGGTGGGGCTCTGGTGATGACGTGGCCTCATGAAATCTCAAAGAAATAGGTGGTAGAGTTTTGCTTTATTAAAGTATGAGATAAGATAAGATTACCAAATTATCTGTATCTTTGATGCTGAAGCTACCTTGTTCGTATACATATAACTTTTTGATTTTTACTTGGGTTGAAGTTTGATGGAGACATTAAAATTTATCACCAAATTACACTACTTATTTTTACCCGGGTAGAAGTTTTATGGAGACATTAAAATAGATATATCAAACACAACTTATTTTGATTTGGGTAGAGTGCAGGGTGCTGGCAGCGGCAGGCGGTACCAACTGAGACGAGAATGCATACCAAAGACATAGACACAGCAGCGGTAAATTATTTGAGGCAACTAAACTAGTCGACCTTCCATGCATGTGTTCATCATCCCAAGGAAAAACATTCAACGACGACATGCATGATGATGATCGATGTGTAGACTGAACGCCGTGACTGACTGCTAGGCTCGGCGGTGAACGGAAGTCCAAGCGCATGCCGTGGAACGTGGACTGACTGCTGGCTGAGCGATGCGGGACCGACGACCATGCATGGCGTGCGGCATGCATCACTGATTCACTACTGTCAGTCCATGCAACGAAGGAGGAACGAATATGACAGTCGGGCCTCATTTGTCTATACACTGCCGGagatggcttctttgccgagtgttcctgACTTTGTCTAGTGTTTTTTATCAGGCATTCGATAAAaaggttgtttgccgagtgccatatagaaagcactcggcaaacaaatgacACTCGGAAagaaggtggtttgccgagtgccgaacactcagcaaagaataacactcgacaaagaccagttttaccgagtgtcaaacaataacactcggcaaaggaccgacgccgttaacggccggcagctgccgttaatcctttgccgagtgtcttctcctgacactcggcaaagaggctcctttgtcgagtgtcattttttgacactcggcaaactatattttttttcacttttgacctcgaaactttttctacagtcctcagacaatacctggtactccatgttccaatgtggcacatttctcggactttttctatatttttttaatttatttcatttaattgaattttcttgtataattcaaattataacggctagtcattcgaatagtgAAAAaattgaatggaaaaatgatattcatgttattttgtataatgtgaggccgtattcaggaacagaccaccaat is part of the Miscanthus floridulus cultivar M001 chromosome 9, ASM1932011v1, whole genome shotgun sequence genome and encodes:
- the LOC136482375 gene encoding 5-pentadecatrienyl resorcinol O-methyltransferase-like yields the protein MAEAGINPCKLRDLRRIMRVLTLSGIFSVKQAVYKLTTASRLLVRDESLTTSQQLSPFLYPQLILTPCRESPVSRGIHAWFRQDQPQPAGPSLFALAHSGMTTIWERAERDATAFPFDAAMASDTAFLMPIVLKDCGEVFHGLTSLVDVAGGLGGAAATIKAAFPDMKCTVLDLPQVVTKAPTDNDVQYVAGDIFQSIPPANAVFLKWILHDWNDDECVKILKNCKQAIPPRDAGGKIIIIDMVVGSEPSDIKHVETQVLHDMMMMVMNGVERDEQEWKKIFFEAGFKDYKIVPLLGVRSIIELYP